The Amycolatopsis sp. DG1A-15b genome window below encodes:
- a CDS encoding helix-turn-helix domain-containing protein has translation MTGSPVETAFGPMLSGDGRPGQLWAMLPRELAAVFRPRLLDVADEVLREIQRTIPDYARPLDGAFGKALRAGVQAAILQFIDRIAASGPVPDERRKVFVGLGVHELAQGRNLDVLQAAYRVGARVTWRRMAEVGTRAGVPSATLCLLAEAIFAYIDELSALSIEGHAAAQARAAGALERRRRRLLDLLVADPPSPSRTVQEAATAAEWPLPHRLVAVALDGPADVTGLDALEDLEDGTPRLLLPAPEDRRALTAALAGHRAAVGPPVPPRQAGRSLATAQEALRLVAAEVLPDDPLTWCEDHLATLWLRKEPFLVTEVSRHRLAPLAALTPKQYNRLAPTLLAWLETCGNVREVADRLAIHPQTVRARAQELETLFADHLRNPDDRFEMILALRATLP, from the coding sequence ATGACGGGATCGCCCGTCGAGACGGCCTTCGGGCCGATGCTGAGCGGCGACGGCCGGCCGGGCCAGCTGTGGGCCATGCTCCCCCGCGAGCTGGCCGCGGTGTTCCGGCCGCGGCTGCTGGACGTCGCCGACGAGGTGCTGCGCGAGATCCAGCGGACCATCCCGGACTACGCGCGGCCCCTCGACGGCGCCTTCGGCAAGGCGCTGCGGGCCGGCGTCCAGGCGGCGATCCTGCAGTTCATCGACCGGATCGCCGCGTCGGGGCCGGTGCCGGACGAGCGGCGCAAGGTGTTCGTCGGGCTCGGCGTGCACGAGCTCGCGCAGGGCCGCAACCTCGACGTCCTGCAGGCCGCGTACCGGGTCGGCGCGCGGGTGACCTGGCGGCGGATGGCGGAGGTGGGGACGCGGGCCGGCGTGCCGTCGGCGACGCTGTGCCTGCTGGCCGAGGCGATCTTCGCCTACATCGACGAGCTGTCCGCGCTGTCGATCGAGGGCCACGCGGCGGCCCAGGCGCGCGCGGCCGGCGCGCTGGAACGGCGCCGGCGCCGGCTGCTGGACCTGCTGGTGGCGGACCCGCCGTCGCCGTCACGGACGGTGCAGGAAGCCGCGACGGCGGCGGAGTGGCCGTTGCCGCACCGGCTCGTCGCGGTGGCGCTCGACGGGCCCGCCGACGTCACCGGGCTGGACGCGCTGGAGGACCTCGAAGACGGGACCCCGCGGCTGCTGCTGCCGGCACCCGAGGACCGCCGCGCGCTGACGGCCGCCCTGGCCGGTCACCGGGCGGCGGTGGGGCCGCCGGTACCGCCGCGCCAGGCGGGCCGGTCGCTGGCGACGGCGCAGGAGGCGTTGCGGCTGGTGGCGGCCGAGGTCCTCCCGGACGACCCGCTGACGTGGTGTGAAGACCACCTCGCGACGCTGTGGCTGCGCAAGGAGCCGTTCCTCGTGACGGAGGTGTCCCGCCACCGCCTGGCCCCGCTGGCGGCGTTGACCCCGAAGCAGTACAACCGCCTGGCCCCCACACTGCTGGCGTGGCTGGAGACGTGCGGCAACGTCCGCGAGGTCGCCGACCGCCTCGCGATCCACCCCCAGACGGTCCGCGCCCGCGCCCAAGAGCTGGAGACCCTGTTCGCGGACCACCTCCGCAACCCGGACGACCGCTTCGAGATGATCCTCGCCCTCCGCGCCACCCTCCCCTGA
- a CDS encoding helix-turn-helix domain-containing protein, producing MTDVDTGFAAPALRAGRPNPGERTPGPAYRQQSVSADRPRPAYPPAPRTPADPRPGRASGAIGLWASLPRELAIRFKPRVDPLARAILQEVQRAVPEYRQPLEGAFGHIITQGVRQSIIQCLDSVGTPGAVPLETWTTVFRNLGKIEFNEGRSLDCLQTAYRVGGRVAWRHISEFGQAAGLSADTLCTSAEAIFAYVDEISALSIEGYTAAQTRAAGTRARRRRRLLELLLADPPSAPQTITAQAATAQWPLPAEVTVVALEPRPDQHGLGHQHSLAAPDLHSEVLVDLEGSEPCLVTGDPDKHLKHLAERLPGWRAVIGPTVRLTDAPRSLLWARRTLKLLQRGVLPDAPVTRCTDHLSTLWLLADEFLVRELCARSLQPFKDLTPKQRARLGETLLIWLQSRGSAPEIAKKLKVHPQTVRYRMHQLIDLFGDRLNNADDRLDMEIALRAEALLGS from the coding sequence ATGACCGACGTGGACACCGGATTCGCCGCCCCCGCCCTGCGGGCCGGACGGCCGAACCCCGGCGAGCGCACTCCCGGACCGGCCTACCGGCAGCAGTCCGTGTCGGCCGACCGGCCCCGGCCCGCCTACCCGCCCGCGCCACGCACCCCGGCGGATCCCCGGCCCGGACGTGCTTCCGGCGCGATCGGGCTGTGGGCGTCGCTGCCCCGCGAGCTGGCGATCCGCTTCAAACCGCGGGTCGACCCGCTCGCCCGCGCCATCCTGCAGGAGGTGCAGCGGGCGGTGCCCGAGTACCGCCAGCCGCTGGAAGGCGCGTTCGGGCACATCATCACGCAGGGTGTCCGGCAGTCGATCATCCAGTGCCTCGACAGTGTCGGCACCCCCGGTGCCGTGCCGCTCGAGACGTGGACGACCGTGTTCCGCAACCTGGGCAAGATCGAGTTCAACGAGGGCCGCAGCCTCGACTGCCTGCAGACCGCCTACCGGGTCGGCGGGCGGGTCGCGTGGCGGCACATCAGCGAGTTCGGGCAGGCCGCCGGCCTCTCCGCGGACACGCTGTGCACCAGCGCCGAAGCCATTTTCGCCTACGTCGACGAGATCTCGGCGCTCTCGATCGAGGGCTACACGGCGGCGCAGACGCGCGCCGCGGGCACCCGCGCCCGCCGCCGCAGGCGCCTGCTGGAGCTGCTGCTCGCCGACCCGCCGTCCGCACCGCAGACCATCACCGCGCAGGCCGCCACGGCGCAGTGGCCGCTGCCGGCCGAAGTCACCGTCGTCGCCCTCGAACCACGCCCCGACCAGCACGGTCTCGGCCATCAACACAGCTTGGCCGCGCCGGACCTGCACTCCGAAGTGCTCGTGGACCTCGAGGGCAGCGAGCCGTGCCTGGTCACCGGCGACCCGGACAAGCACCTGAAGCACCTCGCCGAGCGGCTGCCGGGCTGGCGCGCGGTGATCGGCCCGACCGTGCGGCTCACCGACGCGCCCCGCTCGCTGCTCTGGGCCCGCCGCACGCTGAAGCTGCTCCAGCGCGGCGTGCTCCCGGACGCGCCGGTGACCCGCTGCACCGACCACCTGTCCACGCTGTGGCTGCTCGCCGACGAGTTCCTCGTCCGCGAACTGTGCGCACGCAGCCTGCAGCCGTTCAAGGACCTCACGCCGAAGCAGCGGGCGCGGCTCGGCGAGACGCTGCTGATCTGGCTGCAGTCCCGCGGCAGCGCCCCCGAGATCGCGAAGAAGCTGAAGGTGCACCCGCAGACCGTCCGGTACCGCATGCACCAGCTCATCGACCTGTTCGGCGACCGGCTCAACAACGCCGACGACCGGCTCGACATGGAGATCGCGCTGCGGGCGGAGGCCCTTCTCGGTTCCTGA
- a CDS encoding lipase family protein codes for MTARRVLATLVALVFTTAFAPAAAAATPAPGPFDDAFYVPPSPLPAGKPGDVIRWRPSNAGPRTASVDAWQVMYLSTNALGQPDAVTGTVLVPKTADRATAPIVAFAPGTHGPAFACTPSAMIGIGAFYEQPGLDDLLDAGYAVAVPDYEGYQPAPKTTYVVGRSEGSAVIDAVRAAQRLGAAGLSASAKVVFRGYSQGGGAAAWAGELQPSYAPELNLVGIAAGGVPADLVQVTLQLDGKSGFGVFAYALLGLDQAYPELQLDSFLSDNGRAKLAEMKQSACTFELLTTYANQKIADYTTGPGYIKPAWVARLTENKLGGTPPRVPVFLYHATGDQLVQFAQADSLHKAYCAAGVQETWKTYDTDHITLVYTGNADVLAFVKDRIAGKPATASC; via the coding sequence GTGACCGCCCGCCGCGTGCTCGCCACGCTGGTGGCACTGGTCTTCACCACGGCCTTCGCGCCCGCGGCCGCCGCCGCCACGCCCGCGCCGGGTCCCTTCGACGACGCGTTCTACGTACCGCCGTCGCCGTTGCCGGCGGGCAAACCCGGTGACGTGATCCGGTGGCGGCCGTCGAACGCCGGCCCGCGCACGGCGTCGGTCGACGCGTGGCAGGTCATGTACCTGTCGACGAACGCGCTGGGGCAGCCCGACGCGGTCACCGGCACGGTGCTGGTGCCGAAGACCGCCGACCGCGCGACGGCGCCGATCGTCGCGTTCGCACCTGGCACGCACGGCCCGGCGTTCGCCTGCACGCCGTCGGCGATGATCGGCATCGGCGCCTTCTACGAACAACCCGGTCTCGACGACCTGCTCGACGCGGGGTACGCCGTCGCCGTCCCGGACTACGAGGGCTACCAGCCGGCGCCGAAGACGACGTACGTCGTGGGCCGGTCCGAAGGTTCCGCGGTGATCGACGCGGTCCGCGCGGCCCAGCGGCTCGGCGCGGCCGGGCTGTCGGCGTCGGCGAAAGTCGTCTTCCGCGGGTACTCCCAGGGTGGCGGCGCCGCGGCGTGGGCGGGCGAGCTGCAGCCGTCGTACGCGCCGGAACTGAACCTCGTCGGGATCGCGGCCGGCGGCGTGCCGGCCGACCTGGTCCAGGTGACACTGCAGCTCGACGGCAAGTCCGGCTTTGGCGTGTTCGCCTACGCGCTGCTCGGCCTCGACCAGGCTTATCCCGAACTGCAGCTGGACTCGTTCCTCAGCGACAACGGCCGGGCGAAGCTGGCCGAGATGAAGCAGAGCGCGTGCACGTTCGAGCTGCTGACGACGTACGCGAACCAGAAGATCGCGGACTACACGACCGGCCCGGGCTACATCAAGCCCGCGTGGGTGGCGCGGCTGACCGAGAACAAGCTCGGCGGGACCCCGCCGCGGGTGCCGGTGTTCCTCTACCACGCGACCGGTGACCAGCTGGTGCAGTTCGCGCAGGCCGACAGCCTGCACAAGGCGTACTGCGCGGCCGGGGTCCAGGAGACGTGGAAGACCTACGACACCGACCACATCACGCTGGTCTACACCGGCAACGCCGACGTCCTGGCCTTCGTGAAGGACCGGATCGCCGGGAAGCCGGCCACGGCGAGCTGCTGA
- a CDS encoding GNAT family N-acetyltransferase — protein MTGLLTERLRQASDNAVALWSTLARARGDDVLDHPAFTAIDGRRFRIMLRTAAPGDDAVRELTALAEARRADGRTVVVEDPFQVLDLTELGMAAGQLPVMAREPGPVPAPADVERVGTVAGLAAVEELVVHGFPLEEYQPYRPATVFPPGLLDQATAFFRKDTQGACLTMAHGGAGGVYWVTTRPEHRSKGVGRALMHAVLRHFDDLPVTLTASRSGRPLYDKLGFVTLGDANWWR, from the coding sequence ATGACCGGATTGCTCACCGAGCGCCTGCGGCAGGCCTCCGACAACGCTGTCGCCCTGTGGAGCACCCTCGCCCGCGCCCGCGGGGACGACGTCCTCGACCACCCCGCCTTCACCGCCATCGACGGCCGCCGGTTCCGGATCATGCTGCGGACCGCCGCGCCCGGCGACGACGCCGTCCGGGAACTGACCGCGCTCGCCGAGGCCCGCCGGGCGGACGGGCGGACCGTCGTCGTCGAGGATCCCTTCCAGGTGCTCGATCTGACGGAACTCGGGATGGCCGCCGGGCAGCTGCCGGTGATGGCCCGCGAGCCCGGTCCCGTCCCCGCGCCCGCGGACGTCGAGCGGGTCGGCACCGTCGCCGGGCTGGCCGCGGTCGAAGAGCTCGTCGTGCACGGCTTTCCGCTGGAGGAGTACCAGCCCTACCGCCCCGCCACCGTCTTCCCGCCCGGGCTCCTCGACCAGGCCACGGCGTTCTTCCGCAAGGACACCCAGGGCGCCTGCCTCACCATGGCCCACGGCGGTGCCGGCGGCGTCTACTGGGTGACCACCCGGCCCGAACACCGCTCGAAGGGTGTCGGGCGCGCGCTGATGCACGCGGTGCTACGGCACTTCGACGACCTGCCCGTCACGCTGACCGCCTCGCGGTCCGGCCGGCCGCTCTACGACAAGCTCGGGTTCGTCACCCTCGGCGACGCCAACTGGTGGCGCTGA
- a CDS encoding helix-turn-helix domain-containing protein: protein MRGSAASDSSVWSRLPQKLGDAVRPRIPEIARACVDAIAAEIPEYSSRFADGPGRASAIELARRGIERDVDRVGTPALWQADRLAGFRGHGRDAFHSGLSREAVQAAVRVSSRVTWRWIADIAREAGLSGDVLYGAAEGMFADVETSMTAVAEGYSAAEAAVSGTGERHRRLLRALLGGRAFAAEPFPAETANEVDGLAAAGPPLPERLAAVAFRALPGAPEFPPDLLPEHVPADPAGDPPAALTPAPDVDLIGLTGLPPGWTAAVGPLVPPAQAPESFRVARRAVDLAARGLLDAPGPVIWCRDHVTTLLLLADEFLVAQLASTTLEPLAGLSGRRREQLAETLLALVRTRGSAPELGRLLDLHPQTIRARLKKLGELFGEKLDDPAERLRLELALLAERALPDRG from the coding sequence ATGCGCGGTTCCGCTGCCTCGGACAGTTCCGTGTGGTCCCGGCTGCCGCAGAAGCTCGGCGACGCGGTCCGTCCGCGGATCCCGGAGATCGCCCGGGCCTGCGTCGACGCGATCGCCGCCGAGATTCCGGAATATTCCTCGAGATTCGCCGACGGACCCGGCCGCGCGAGCGCGATCGAGCTGGCGCGGCGCGGGATCGAGCGGGACGTCGACCGCGTCGGCACGCCCGCGCTGTGGCAGGCCGACCGGCTGGCCGGGTTCCGCGGCCACGGGCGAGACGCGTTCCACAGTGGTCTCAGCCGCGAAGCCGTGCAGGCGGCCGTGCGCGTGTCGAGCCGGGTCACCTGGCGGTGGATCGCCGACATCGCGCGGGAAGCTGGCCTCTCCGGTGACGTCCTGTACGGCGCCGCCGAGGGGATGTTCGCCGACGTCGAGACGTCGATGACGGCCGTCGCGGAGGGGTACAGCGCCGCGGAGGCCGCGGTGTCCGGCACGGGCGAACGGCACCGCCGCCTGCTGCGCGCGCTGCTCGGCGGCCGGGCATTCGCCGCCGAGCCGTTCCCGGCCGAGACAGCCAACGAGGTGGACGGCCTGGCGGCGGCCGGGCCGCCGCTGCCCGAGCGGCTCGCGGCGGTGGCGTTCCGCGCGCTGCCGGGTGCCCCGGAGTTCCCGCCGGACCTGCTGCCGGAGCACGTCCCGGCCGACCCGGCCGGCGACCCGCCGGCGGCCCTCACCCCGGCCCCGGACGTGGACTTGATCGGCTTGACGGGACTGCCCCCGGGCTGGACGGCGGCGGTCGGCCCGCTGGTCCCGCCGGCCCAGGCGCCGGAGTCGTTCCGGGTCGCCCGGCGCGCGGTCGACCTGGCCGCCCGCGGCCTCCTCGACGCACCGGGCCCGGTGATCTGGTGCCGCGACCACGTGACGACGCTGTTGCTGCTCGCGGACGAGTTCCTGGTCGCCCAGCTGGCCTCGACGACGCTGGAGCCGCTGGCGGGGTTGTCCGGGCGCCGCCGCGAGCAGCTGGCGGAGACGTTACTGGCGCTGGTCCGGACCCGCGGGAGCGCACCCGAGCTGGGACGGCTGCTCGACCTCCACCCGCAGACGATCCGGGCGAGGCTCAAGAAGCTGGGTGAGTTGTTCGGCGAGAAACTGGACGACCCGGCCGAGCGGCTGCGGCTGGAGCTGGCATTGCTGGCGGAGCGGGCCCTGCCGGACCGCGGCTGA
- a CDS encoding PucR family transcriptional regulator, protein MVVEYRSFRLLASLPRALGAGLRPHVGHAAASMIQEVQRTVPAYGQPLKGVFGKVLVKSVEFAVQHCVDSMGDPALAHEHWIEFYRGRGRIEFTEGRNLDALQDSATVGARVAWRAMHPAVVAAGVDPAVISVAAEAIFAYVDELCATAIEGYQQAQAEAEGAVPVRRRRLLELIAGAPEGAASSIAGLAGGAGWPLPETAAMVALERGPDAADFPADLLGDGVLADLDGPEPYLLTRDPDADLAPLAAKLDGWRAAVSPTVPLADAPAALRTARRALLLSGPDVPGPIIWCRDHLATLWLLAEDFLAAELARQSLDPFASLSEKQRERLSETLLAWLETRGGAPEIAQRLGVHPQTVRNRLRQLEELFGDRLKDADDRLGMQLALRAQRLMRAHRPPEG, encoded by the coding sequence TTGGTGGTCGAGTACCGCAGCTTTCGCCTGCTGGCCTCGCTGCCGCGCGCGCTCGGCGCGGGGTTGCGCCCGCACGTCGGGCACGCGGCGGCCTCGATGATCCAGGAGGTGCAGCGCACGGTGCCGGCCTACGGCCAGCCGCTGAAGGGCGTGTTCGGCAAGGTCCTGGTGAAGAGCGTCGAGTTCGCGGTGCAGCACTGCGTCGACTCGATGGGCGATCCGGCGCTGGCCCACGAGCACTGGATCGAGTTCTACCGCGGCCGCGGCCGGATCGAGTTCACCGAAGGCCGCAACCTCGACGCGCTGCAGGACAGCGCCACGGTCGGGGCCCGGGTGGCCTGGCGAGCGATGCACCCGGCGGTGGTCGCCGCCGGCGTCGACCCGGCCGTCATCTCGGTCGCCGCGGAGGCGATCTTCGCCTACGTCGACGAGCTGTGCGCCACCGCGATCGAGGGGTACCAGCAGGCGCAGGCCGAGGCCGAGGGCGCCGTCCCGGTCCGGCGGAGGCGCCTGCTGGAGCTCATCGCCGGCGCCCCGGAAGGCGCGGCGAGCAGCATCGCGGGCTTGGCGGGCGGGGCGGGCTGGCCGCTGCCGGAGACGGCGGCGATGGTGGCCCTCGAACGCGGCCCCGACGCGGCGGACTTCCCCGCCGACCTGCTCGGCGACGGCGTCCTGGCCGACCTCGACGGTCCCGAGCCGTACCTGCTGACCCGCGACCCGGACGCCGACCTGGCCCCCCTGGCGGCCAAGCTCGACGGCTGGCGGGCGGCGGTCTCCCCGACGGTGCCGCTGGCCGACGCCCCGGCGGCGCTGCGCACGGCGCGGCGGGCGCTGCTGCTGTCCGGCCCGGACGTCCCCGGCCCGATCATCTGGTGCCGCGACCACCTCGCGACGCTCTGGCTGCTGGCGGAGGACTTCCTGGCGGCCGAGCTGGCCCGGCAGAGCCTGGACCCGTTCGCTTCGCTGAGCGAGAAGCAGCGCGAACGGCTGAGCGAAACCCTGCTGGCCTGGCTCGAGACGCGCGGAGGTGCGCCTGAGATCGCGCAGCGCCTCGGCGTGCACCCGCAGACGGTCCGCAACCGCCTGCGCCAGCTGGAGGAGCTGTTCGGAGACCGCCTCAAGGACGCCGACGACCGGCTGGGCATGCAGCTGGCCCTGCGCGCGCAACGGCTGATGCGCGCCCACCGGCCCCCGGAGGGCTGA
- a CDS encoding GtrA family protein, producing the protein MPEPRELLRFAVVGLAAYGVTLLGDYSLKLTVFREKPVTALAIATVVSTAFAYLLSSRWSFAGRGGLGRVREATLFLAVNAGAVAVNLVPALVSRYVLHLSVPHVAYLTQEIADFVAGMLLGTLAGTAFRWFGYRRWVFPSAPPVGVAEGDEPELVVERPAGPRGGQRDGQVVEVP; encoded by the coding sequence ATGCCCGAGCCGCGAGAGCTGCTCCGCTTCGCCGTCGTCGGCCTGGCCGCGTACGGGGTCACCCTACTGGGCGACTACAGCCTGAAGCTCACCGTGTTCCGTGAGAAGCCGGTGACGGCCCTCGCGATCGCCACGGTCGTCTCGACGGCGTTCGCGTACCTGCTGTCGAGCCGCTGGTCGTTCGCGGGCCGCGGCGGGCTCGGCCGGGTGCGCGAGGCGACGCTGTTCCTCGCGGTCAACGCGGGCGCGGTGGCCGTGAACCTCGTGCCGGCGCTGGTGTCGCGGTACGTGCTGCACCTGTCGGTCCCGCACGTCGCGTACCTGACCCAGGAAATCGCGGACTTCGTCGCCGGGATGCTGCTGGGCACCCTGGCGGGCACGGCGTTCCGCTGGTTCGGCTACCGGCGGTGGGTGTTCCCGTCAGCGCCACCAGTTGGCGTCGCCGAGGGTGACGAACCCGAGCTTGTCGTAGAGCGGCCGGCCGGACCGCGAGGCGGTCAGCGTGACGGGCAGGTCGTCGAAGTGCCGTAG
- a CDS encoding KR domain-containing protein, which yields MVTGPAERALSPGVPSATSSFEVTWPEVPLPPVGPDGPGAWLLLTDEHPAALGRAVALALALAAAGDDALSLPRDDLDELPGFLAERPVRGVVFLTGSPYAYHDPEAAQELLLSVLSVVARLGFGVRFHLVTQAAGEPGLVFLRGLVRVLAVERPRLRASVVDFDARSDVDVLVRELRSDAPDDEVRWRHDVRYAARLARVPFAVEVAAGPGAYVVTGGLGPATARWLADTGATRVVLCGPYAGASDAVVIPGDIAEPGVAERLVAAATADGLPLRGIVHTAGVFTDDPSAGWRHGVLGARRLHEATADTPPDWWLLGTSATALAGAPGETSRATADAWLEAFAAWRRARGLPATIVQLGPTRLPDLPRPYFSAL from the coding sequence GTGGTGACCGGGCCGGCGGAGCGGGCGCTGTCACCGGGCGTCCCGTCCGCCACCTCGTCGTTCGAAGTGACCTGGCCCGAGGTGCCGCTGCCGCCGGTGGGGCCGGACGGGCCGGGCGCGTGGCTGCTGCTCACCGACGAGCACCCGGCGGCGCTCGGCCGGGCCGTCGCGCTGGCCCTGGCGCTGGCCGCGGCGGGGGACGACGCGCTGTCGCTGCCGCGCGACGACCTCGACGAGCTGCCCGGGTTCCTGGCCGAACGGCCGGTGCGCGGCGTCGTCTTCCTCACCGGGTCGCCGTACGCCTACCACGATCCGGAGGCCGCGCAGGAGCTGCTGCTTTCGGTGCTGTCGGTGGTCGCCCGCCTCGGGTTCGGCGTCCGGTTCCACCTGGTCACGCAGGCGGCAGGCGAGCCGGGGCTGGTGTTCCTGCGCGGGCTGGTGCGGGTGCTCGCGGTCGAACGCCCGCGGCTGCGGGCGAGCGTGGTCGACTTCGACGCGCGGTCCGACGTGGACGTCCTGGTGCGCGAGCTGCGGTCGGACGCGCCGGACGACGAAGTGCGCTGGCGGCACGACGTCCGGTACGCGGCGCGGCTGGCCCGCGTGCCGTTCGCCGTCGAGGTGGCGGCCGGGCCCGGGGCGTACGTGGTCACGGGCGGCCTCGGGCCCGCGACCGCGCGGTGGCTGGCGGACACGGGGGCCACCCGGGTCGTCCTTTGTGGACCATACGCAGGGGCGTCCGACGCGGTGGTGATCCCCGGCGACATCGCCGAGCCCGGCGTCGCGGAGCGGCTGGTCGCGGCCGCCACGGCGGACGGCCTCCCGCTGCGCGGGATCGTGCACACGGCGGGCGTCTTCACCGACGACCCGTCGGCCGGCTGGCGGCACGGGGTCCTGGGCGCGCGACGGCTGCACGAGGCGACCGCGGACACCCCACCGGACTGGTGGCTGCTGGGCACGTCGGCCACGGCGTTGGCGGGCGCCCCGGGCGAAACCTCCCGCGCAACCGCGGACGCCTGGCTCGAGGCCTTCGCCGCCTGGCGCCGCGCCCGCGGCCTCCCCGCGACCATCGTCCAGCTCGGCCCCACCCGCCTCCCCGATCTCCCCCGCCCCTACTTCTCCGCCCTCTGA
- a CDS encoding DUF6801 domain-containing protein: protein MNHPRGKKKTVAAAAAAGAVGLIATALVAGAQTSAADPISLTLNYHCTFPLVGSQSLKVVINTDLPTTVNTGQPTGAFDIKAVSTINADTVSGLSLIGATTLEGTATAAATVAAPSLNLPVSVPITLDKTNIPASGEMNINAAGKTPSLTFTQAGQAKITVGDLNLKVTPRKADGSVTGITPDGTIDAPCTQDSGQNNTLATITINGGGGTTTPPVTTPPVTTPPTTTTPPVTTPPTTTPPGGGIKYSFGITGQTALKSLGSTAPITGSFDADVNLSAKTFTGNLQLNPTHTDFKLFGFLQGSSDVKVVQNGPQTGELVGTGFKAHIKFDTFLTTVNLFGIPISTDPKCGTVSSSTSEMTTGADFDLLKGGKLAGTYSLSALQNCGSFNDIISAFAKSDGNSLDLVLTKK from the coding sequence GTGAATCACCCAAGAGGCAAGAAGAAGACGGTCGCGGCCGCCGCGGCCGCGGGTGCGGTGGGGCTCATCGCCACCGCGCTCGTCGCCGGGGCGCAGACCAGCGCCGCCGACCCGATTTCGCTGACGCTGAACTACCACTGCACCTTCCCGCTGGTGGGTTCCCAGTCGCTGAAGGTGGTGATCAACACCGACCTGCCGACCACGGTGAACACCGGGCAGCCGACCGGCGCGTTCGACATCAAGGCCGTGTCCACCATCAACGCGGACACCGTCAGCGGCCTGAGCCTGATCGGCGCCACGACGCTGGAAGGCACCGCCACCGCCGCCGCGACCGTCGCGGCGCCGAGCCTCAACCTGCCGGTCAGCGTCCCGATCACGCTGGACAAGACGAACATCCCGGCGTCCGGTGAGATGAACATCAACGCCGCCGGCAAGACGCCGTCGCTGACGTTCACCCAGGCCGGCCAGGCGAAGATCACGGTGGGCGACCTGAACCTCAAGGTCACCCCGCGCAAGGCCGACGGCTCGGTCACCGGCATCACGCCGGACGGCACGATCGACGCGCCCTGCACGCAGGACAGCGGGCAGAACAACACCCTCGCCACGATCACCATCAACGGCGGTGGCGGGACGACGACCCCGCCGGTCACGACCCCGCCGGTCACCACGCCGCCGACGACGACCACGCCGCCGGTGACGACCCCGCCCACCACCACCCCGCCGGGCGGGGGCATCAAGTACTCCTTCGGCATCACCGGGCAGACCGCGCTGAAGTCGCTCGGCAGCACCGCGCCGATCACCGGCTCGTTCGACGCCGACGTCAACCTGTCGGCCAAGACGTTCACCGGGAACCTGCAGCTGAACCCGACGCACACCGACTTCAAGCTGTTCGGCTTCCTGCAGGGCAGCTCGGACGTCAAGGTCGTGCAGAACGGCCCGCAGACCGGTGAGCTGGTGGGCACCGGCTTCAAGGCGCACATCAAGTTCGACACGTTCCTCACCACGGTCAACCTGTTCGGCATCCCGATCAGCACCGACCCGAAGTGCGGCACGGTCAGCTCCTCGACGAGCGAGATGACCACCGGCGCCGACTTCGACCTGCTCAAGGGCGGGAAGCTGGCGGGCACCTACTCGCTGTCCGCGCTGCAGAACTGCGGTTCGTTCAACGACATCATCAGCGCGTTCGCCAAGAGCGACGGCAACTCGCTGGACCTGGTGCTCACCAAGAAGTGA
- a CDS encoding alpha/beta hydrolase has translation MTVKTLTLHGRRIRLHEHLPPAGDGDEAVVLLHGIAGSAETWAPVLARCAALGRRVLAPDLPGHGESEAPRADYGLGAMASTVRDVLAVSGVRHATVVGHSLGGGIALQFAYQFPEMCNRLVLVGSAGLGPEVSPVLRAAALPGAPATMALAVNRVTLALARAAARLGRRFGGSLKPETRELARHFGSLADPARRRAFLFIARSLIDLRGQRASAVDKLYLAEAVPVLLVWGARDPLIPVAHGRRTAALLPDSRLTVLENVKHFPHVADPDRFCALINEFLSETAPARLTLDDVVTRLTTDDRAR, from the coding sequence ATGACCGTCAAGACCCTCACCCTGCACGGCCGTCGCATCCGGCTGCACGAGCACCTGCCGCCCGCGGGCGACGGCGACGAAGCGGTCGTGCTGCTGCACGGGATCGCCGGCAGCGCCGAAACCTGGGCGCCGGTTCTGGCGCGGTGCGCCGCGCTGGGCCGCCGCGTGCTGGCGCCCGATCTGCCCGGCCACGGCGAATCCGAGGCACCGCGCGCGGACTACGGCCTCGGCGCGATGGCGAGCACCGTGCGGGACGTCCTCGCCGTGTCCGGCGTGCGGCACGCGACCGTCGTCGGGCACTCGCTCGGCGGGGGCATCGCACTGCAGTTCGCCTACCAGTTCCCGGAAATGTGCAACCGGCTGGTGCTGGTCGGCAGCGCCGGCCTCGGGCCGGAGGTGAGCCCGGTGCTGCGGGCCGCCGCCCTGCCGGGCGCACCGGCCACAATGGCCCTCGCCGTCAACCGGGTGACGCTCGCCCTCGCGCGGGCGGCAGCGCGTCTGGGACGTCGGTTCGGTGGGTCACTCAAGCCCGAAACCCGGGAACTCGCCCGGCATTTCGGCTCGCTGGCCGACCCCGCGCGACGGCGGGCGTTCCTGTTCATCGCGCGCAGCCTGATCGACCTGCGCGGCCAGCGCGCGAGCGCCGTGGACAAGCTCTACCTGGCCGAAGCGGTGCCGGTACTGCTGGTCTGGGGCGCCCGCGACCCGCTCATCCCGGTGGCGCACGGGCGCCGGACGGCCGCGTTGCTGCCGGACAGCCGCTTGACCGTACTGGAAAACGTGAAACACTTTCCGCACGTGGCCGACCCGGACCGGTTCTGCGCCCTGATCAACGAGTTCCTCTCGGAGACCGCGCCCGCCCGGCTGACCCTCGACGACGTCGTCACGCGGCTGACAACCGACGATCGGGCCCGCTGA